A genomic region of Fodinisporobacter ferrooxydans contains the following coding sequences:
- a CDS encoding RluA family pseudouridine synthase, translating to MLLTHDESTGDLMILAEQEDEGCMIKDLIKRQTGMSRPVLREILEQGGVTRNGEFCYLTNRVQAGDRIRISFPRDEMLKVEPEPIPFSILYEDPYLVVIDKTSGIVVHPTKNYPNGTLANGLAHHYERQGCQYKIRPVHRLDRDTSGAIVFAKTHFVHQTLSKEIKQHKMQRYYFAVAYGRLADDKGSINAPIGRDESHTTRRMVDDLHGKPSVTHFQVRERFGEWATAVSLQLETGRTHQIRVHFASIGHPLLGDALYGTEQSLKFSKQFGAMRQALHAATLRFTHPVTKQTMCFESNLPEDLRKLLDQLKEFNSNS from the coding sequence ATGCTGTTGACACATGACGAATCAACCGGGGATCTGATGATACTGGCAGAACAGGAAGATGAAGGTTGCATGATCAAAGACTTGATCAAGCGGCAGACAGGAATGTCAAGGCCCGTGCTGCGGGAAATTTTGGAGCAGGGCGGAGTCACCCGCAACGGTGAATTCTGTTATCTTACCAATCGGGTACAGGCAGGAGACCGCATTCGCATTTCCTTTCCCAGGGATGAAATGTTGAAAGTGGAGCCGGAGCCGATTCCTTTCTCGATTTTATATGAAGATCCCTATCTCGTAGTGATCGATAAAACATCGGGAATCGTCGTACATCCGACCAAAAACTATCCCAACGGTACGCTCGCAAACGGGCTTGCGCATCATTATGAAAGGCAAGGCTGCCAGTACAAAATTCGCCCTGTGCATCGGCTGGATCGGGATACCAGCGGCGCCATCGTTTTTGCCAAAACACATTTCGTGCATCAAACATTAAGCAAGGAAATCAAGCAGCACAAGATGCAGCGGTATTACTTTGCGGTTGCATATGGCAGGCTTGCAGATGACAAAGGATCTATCAACGCTCCGATCGGCCGGGATGAATCCCACACGACAAGGCGGATGGTGGATGATTTGCATGGCAAGCCGTCTGTGACGCATTTTCAGGTGCGGGAGCGATTTGGTGAATGGGCGACAGCGGTTTCGCTGCAGTTGGAGACAGGGCGAACGCATCAAATTCGCGTACACTTTGCAAGCATTGGGCATCCTTTGCTTGGTGATGCATTATATGGCACGGAGCAGAGTCTCAAGTTTTCCAAGCAGTTTGGCGCCATGAGACAAGCGCTGCATGCAGCCACCTTGCGTTTTACACATCCGGTGACAAAGCAAACCATGTGTTTCGAGTCGAATCTGCCGGAAGATTTGCGCAAATTGCTCGATCAATTGAAGGAATTTAACAGCAACAGTTGA
- a CDS encoding CheR family methyltransferase, with product MSTQDFDHFMDKVLQKTGIDLRKYKRPQMERRLTALRDKRGFQDFDSYFQFITDNPVMFDEFLDRMTINVSEFFRNANRWDVLNARIIPELLAHRKKLRIWSAACSTGEEPYTLAILLQQHGVLGQSYILATDIDASALKRAQLGIYEAKSMQEMPQDIVRNYFQKYDATQFQIAPEIRKAVTFRKQNLLSDSFENDFDLIICRNVIIYFTDDAKHVLYQKFSKSLRNGGVLFVGSTEQIFNPAAYHLKMYDTFFYMKDR from the coding sequence ATGTCAACACAAGATTTTGATCATTTTATGGACAAAGTATTGCAAAAGACCGGGATTGATTTGCGCAAGTACAAACGCCCGCAAATGGAACGACGGTTAACGGCATTGCGCGATAAACGGGGGTTTCAGGATTTCGATTCCTATTTTCAGTTTATCACCGACAATCCCGTCATGTTTGACGAGTTTTTAGATCGCATGACGATCAACGTTTCGGAGTTTTTCCGCAATGCCAACCGCTGGGATGTGTTAAACGCCAGAATCATCCCGGAATTGTTGGCGCACCGCAAAAAACTGCGCATTTGGAGCGCCGCTTGTTCGACAGGGGAAGAACCGTACACGCTGGCGATTCTTTTGCAGCAGCACGGAGTCCTTGGACAGTCCTACATTTTGGCGACAGACATCGACGCAAGCGCGCTGAAGCGGGCACAGCTCGGCATATATGAAGCGAAATCCATGCAAGAAATGCCTCAGGACATTGTACGAAATTATTTTCAAAAATATGATGCAACGCAGTTTCAGATTGCGCCTGAAATTCGGAAAGCAGTCACATTTCGCAAACAAAATCTCTTGTCGGATTCCTTTGAAAACGATTTTGATCTGATCATTTGCCGCAATGTGATTATATATTTTACAGATGATGCAAAACATGTATTATATCAAAAATTCAGCAAATCCCTGCGCAATGGCGGCGTATTGTTTGTCGGCAGCACAGAACAGATTTTTAATCCGGCCGCTTATCACTTGAAAATGTATGATACGTTTTTTTACATGAAGGATCGATGA
- a CDS encoding patatin-like phospholipase family protein, protein MTSKPLSKSSFQLGYALSGGTLRSAAHIGVIEVLHAHGIEADIVAGTSGGSLIGAMYANGLSPVWMSGIANRFPGIRLIDWSMPLLQALKILTLVPLHYLHIVKNPAHFIPFGLIKGKKFEQYVRTLLAVTPVRTPIPLVVATTDLLQNQTVIYHSRLSLPEDTNGLAQAGTWIPLDTADDQRLLASVIHASCALPGLFEPVAIGGRTLIDGGIRNYLPIDLLSVLGVKKVIAVDLHKTAIDDPIDMFPEVINRSFDIMLDQITLFRAKAYHPFIITPKIKHVNWTSFDKVLACIDAGREAALQALPAIKDYLKQ, encoded by the coding sequence ATGACAAGCAAGCCGTTATCGAAATCATCCTTTCAGTTAGGTTACGCATTGAGCGGCGGCACATTGCGGTCGGCTGCCCACATCGGAGTCATCGAAGTGCTGCATGCACACGGCATTGAAGCTGATATCGTAGCTGGCACAAGCGGCGGCAGTCTGATCGGTGCCATGTATGCAAACGGCCTGTCCCCGGTTTGGATGAGCGGCATTGCCAACCGTTTTCCGGGCATTCGCCTGATCGATTGGTCAATGCCGCTGCTGCAGGCGCTCAAGATCCTCACACTGGTACCCTTGCATTATTTGCACATCGTTAAAAATCCTGCACACTTCATACCTTTTGGCTTGATAAAAGGAAAAAAATTCGAACAATATGTACGTACTCTGCTCGCAGTCACACCCGTCCGCACACCCATTCCATTGGTAGTCGCCACAACCGATCTTTTGCAAAATCAAACGGTCATTTACCACTCGCGCCTGTCCCTGCCAGAGGATACAAACGGCCTTGCACAAGCGGGAACATGGATTCCTTTGGATACTGCCGACGATCAACGGTTGTTGGCATCCGTGATTCATGCCAGCTGTGCATTGCCGGGCCTATTTGAACCTGTTGCGATTGGCGGCCGGACACTCATTGACGGCGGCATCCGCAACTATTTGCCGATTGATCTGTTGTCTGTACTCGGTGTAAAAAAAGTGATTGCGGTTGATCTGCATAAAACGGCAATCGATGATCCCATCGATATGTTTCCTGAAGTCATCAACCGCTCCTTTGACATCATGCTCGATCAAATTACATTATTCCGCGCCAAAGCATATCATCCGTTTATCATCACACCAAAGATCAAACATGTAAATTGGACGTCTTTTGACAAAGTGCTTGCCTGTATCGATGCGGGTAGAGAAGCGGCATTGCAAGCTTTGCCTGCGATTAAAGACTATTTGAAACAATAG
- a CDS encoding glycogen/starch/alpha-glucan phosphorylase, producing the protein MFSDTRAFQRAFLEKLQVMQGKIVDDATAYDCFTVLGTLVREFISKRWIDTNTKYKHTGCKQVYYFSMEFLIGRLLESNLINLGIRDVCAEGLAELGLSFEEILQQESDAGLGNGGLGRLAACFLDSLASLQLPGHGSGIRYKHGFFEQKIINGYQVELPEYWLKDGYVWEIRRPEKALEITFGGHVQPVTENGRLQFYSEPAERVLAVPYDVPVIGYRNQTVNTLRLWSAEPVVDFEQEQPFQEQSYQKIVEYKHSLEAISEFLYPDDSTYEGKLLRLKQQYFLVSAGVHSIIRSFKKKNGSIAHFHETVAIHVNDTHPVLAIPELMRILLDEEGLGWDDAWFITTRTISYTNHTILAEALETWPTDMFRSLLPRVYMIVDEINERFCKDLWNRYPGDWERIHKMAIIADGAVKMAHLAIVGSHSVNGVAKLHTEILKKREMQRFNQFYPHKFNNKTNGITHRRWLLKANPKLASLITETIGDRWISQPTALLQLLKHAEDSSLQQAVEQVKQENKHKLANMIQDMTGIAVDETSIFDIQVKRLHAYKRQLLNVFHILDLYRRLRENPDLDLRPRTFIFGAKAAPGYHLAKRVIKLIHGTAERINKDPAIRGKLKVIFLENYRVSLAESIIPAADVSEQISTAGKEASGTGNMKFMMNGALTVGTMDGANIEIFEKVGNDNMFVFGLAADEVLQFYANGNYRAFELYKKDPRLAYVMDQLIHGGLSANQADFQIIFDSILANNDEYFVLADFASYVDIHAKIDRTYRDRRRWNQSSIVNIAHSGGFSSDRTITDYADEIWQLQALPIVSNSL; encoded by the coding sequence ATGTTTTCCGATACGAGAGCCTTTCAACGAGCATTTCTAGAAAAATTGCAAGTGATGCAAGGGAAGATCGTCGATGATGCAACGGCATATGATTGTTTCACTGTCTTGGGGACGCTCGTCCGGGAATTCATCAGCAAGCGTTGGATCGACACAAATACCAAATACAAACACACCGGATGCAAACAAGTCTATTATTTTTCCATGGAGTTTTTGATTGGCCGTTTGCTGGAATCCAATCTGATCAATCTGGGCATTCGGGATGTTTGTGCAGAGGGGCTTGCCGAGCTGGGGCTGTCTTTTGAAGAGATTCTTCAGCAGGAATCGGATGCGGGACTGGGGAATGGAGGGCTGGGACGATTGGCCGCCTGTTTTCTCGATTCCCTTGCGTCGCTGCAACTGCCGGGACATGGTTCGGGGATCCGGTATAAGCACGGATTCTTCGAACAAAAAATCATCAATGGGTATCAGGTGGAATTGCCTGAATATTGGTTAAAAGATGGCTATGTATGGGAGATTCGCCGTCCTGAGAAAGCGCTGGAAATCACGTTTGGCGGTCATGTACAGCCTGTAACGGAAAATGGGCGGCTGCAATTTTACTCGGAGCCGGCAGAGCGGGTATTGGCAGTCCCTTATGATGTGCCGGTGATCGGGTATCGCAATCAAACGGTGAATACATTGCGCTTGTGGAGTGCGGAGCCTGTCGTTGATTTTGAGCAAGAACAGCCGTTTCAAGAACAAAGCTATCAGAAAATTGTGGAATATAAACATTCATTAGAAGCGATTTCGGAATTTTTGTATCCGGATGATTCTACATATGAAGGCAAACTATTGCGGCTCAAGCAACAATATTTTCTCGTATCTGCAGGCGTTCATAGCATTATTCGCAGCTTCAAAAAGAAGAATGGATCGATCGCCCATTTTCATGAAACTGTCGCGATCCATGTGAATGACACACATCCCGTATTGGCCATTCCGGAGCTTATGCGGATCTTGCTCGATGAAGAAGGATTGGGCTGGGATGATGCCTGGTTCATCACGACACGCACCATTTCCTACACCAATCACACGATTCTGGCAGAAGCACTGGAAACATGGCCGACAGACATGTTTCGATCCCTTTTGCCGCGCGTGTATATGATTGTCGATGAAATCAACGAACGCTTTTGCAAAGACCTCTGGAATCGATATCCGGGTGATTGGGAGCGAATTCATAAAATGGCGATCATTGCCGATGGGGCTGTAAAAATGGCCCATCTCGCAATTGTCGGCAGTCACAGTGTCAACGGCGTTGCCAAACTGCACACGGAAATTTTGAAGAAGCGGGAAATGCAGCGGTTCAATCAATTTTATCCGCATAAATTCAACAACAAGACAAACGGAATCACACATCGCCGCTGGTTGTTAAAAGCAAACCCCAAACTCGCCAGTCTGATTACAGAGACCATTGGCGATCGTTGGATCTCCCAACCGACAGCTCTTTTACAGTTGTTAAAGCATGCGGAAGACTCTTCCTTGCAACAAGCGGTGGAACAAGTGAAACAAGAAAATAAACACAAATTGGCAAACATGATTCAGGATATGACGGGAATTGCCGTTGATGAAACGTCCATATTTGATATTCAGGTCAAACGCCTGCATGCATATAAGCGGCAATTGTTGAACGTATTTCATATTTTAGACCTCTATCGCCGATTGCGGGAAAACCCGGATCTGGATCTGCGGCCGCGGACGTTTATTTTCGGGGCAAAAGCAGCACCTGGATATCACTTGGCAAAACGCGTGATTAAACTCATCCATGGAACTGCTGAGCGCATCAACAAGGATCCAGCCATTCGCGGCAAGCTCAAAGTCATATTCCTGGAAAATTATCGCGTGTCTTTGGCGGAGTCGATCATACCGGCAGCAGATGTCAGTGAACAGATCTCTACAGCCGGCAAAGAAGCCTCAGGGACGGGAAATATGAAATTTATGATGAACGGGGCCCTTACGGTCGGCACGATGGACGGCGCCAATATCGAAATATTTGAGAAAGTTGGCAATGACAACATGTTTGTGTTCGGACTGGCGGCTGACGAAGTGCTGCAGTTTTATGCAAACGGAAATTACCGTGCGTTTGAGTTGTATAAAAAGGATCCGCGTTTGGCGTATGTCATGGATCAACTCATTCACGGCGGTCTATCCGCGAATCAAGCCGATTTCCAAATCATTTTTGATTCCATTTTGGCAAACAATGATGAATATTTTGTACTGGCCGATTTTGCTTCGTATGTTGACATTCATGCAAAAATCGACCGAACATATCGGGATCGGCGGCGCTGGAACCAATCCTCCATTGTAAATATCGCACATTCGGGAGGCTTTTCCAGCGACCGCACCATAACCGACTATGCTGACGAGATTTGGCAGCTGCAGGCGCTTCCTATTGTTTCAAATAGTCTTTAA
- the glgA gene encoding glycogen synthase GlgA encodes MKILFVAAEGVPFVKTGGLADVIGALPRALRSLGADVRVVLPCYGQIPDTYRQQMTDLVTGTVPLGWRNQYCGVKQLIYDEVPHYFIDNEYYFKRDSIYGCEDDAERFAYFCRAVLEMLPALSFQPDIMHCHDWHSGLVSLFLKTHYAAHPFYQSVQTVFTIHNLQYQGIFPHPILGDILGLSEDYFTIDQMEFYGQVNYMKAGLVYSDRLTTVSPTYASEIQHDYFGERLDGLLRHRQKDLTGILNGIDVQSYDPYTDPDLYAHADDLLRQKQINKRRLQKHFRLPEKERTPVIGMITRLTAQKGLDLVLHVIDEIMKSDVQMVILGSGEDRYEQRFSEFAKRYPDKLYVRIGFDERLARNIYMASDLFLMPSIFEPCGLSQMIAMRYGSIPIVRETGGLRDTVQSYNEATGTGNGFSFRNINAHDMLYAIHRALWFYQNPQVWNNLVKEASQMDFGWTNSARKYKAMYEDLKKMEDVT; translated from the coding sequence TTGAAAATACTATTTGTGGCAGCAGAAGGAGTACCGTTCGTAAAAACAGGCGGTTTGGCAGATGTGATTGGCGCATTGCCGCGGGCGCTTCGTTCCTTGGGTGCGGATGTTCGCGTCGTCTTGCCCTGTTATGGTCAAATTCCGGATACATACCGACAGCAAATGACAGATTTGGTGACTGGAACGGTACCCCTCGGTTGGAGAAATCAATATTGCGGCGTAAAACAACTGATTTATGATGAAGTTCCTCATTATTTTATCGACAATGAATATTATTTTAAACGGGATTCCATTTATGGTTGTGAAGACGATGCGGAGCGCTTCGCTTATTTTTGCCGGGCCGTTCTGGAAATGCTGCCGGCCCTTTCTTTTCAGCCGGATATCATGCACTGTCATGATTGGCATTCGGGACTTGTCAGTTTATTTTTAAAGACACATTATGCGGCACATCCATTCTATCAATCGGTCCAAACGGTTTTCACCATTCATAATCTTCAGTACCAAGGAATTTTCCCGCACCCGATATTGGGAGACATACTCGGACTTTCCGAAGACTATTTTACAATCGATCAAATGGAGTTTTATGGGCAGGTCAACTATATGAAAGCGGGATTGGTATATTCCGACCGATTGACAACGGTCAGCCCCACATATGCGAGTGAGATCCAGCACGACTATTTTGGGGAGCGATTGGATGGGCTGCTGCGGCACCGGCAAAAGGATCTCACAGGCATTTTAAATGGAATTGACGTCCAATCCTACGATCCTTATACAGATCCGGATTTGTATGCACATGCAGATGATTTGCTGCGGCAAAAGCAGATCAATAAAAGGCGCTTGCAAAAGCATTTCCGCTTGCCGGAAAAGGAACGAACGCCTGTAATCGGGATGATTACCCGATTGACGGCGCAAAAAGGCTTGGATCTTGTGCTGCACGTCATCGACGAGATCATGAAATCGGATGTACAGATGGTGATCCTCGGTTCAGGAGAGGATCGATATGAGCAAAGATTTTCTGAATTTGCAAAGCGGTATCCAGACAAACTGTATGTGCGAATCGGATTTGACGAACGTTTGGCACGAAACATTTACATGGCTTCCGACCTGTTTTTAATGCCTTCGATTTTTGAACCCTGTGGACTCAGCCAAATGATCGCCATGCGCTATGGAAGCATTCCCATCGTGCGGGAAACGGGCGGATTGCGGGATACGGTTCAATCCTATAATGAAGCGACAGGCACCGGAAACGGCTTTAGTTTTCGCAATATCAACGCACATGACATGCTGTATGCGATACACCGGGCACTGTGGTTCTATCAGAATCCGCAGGTATGGAATAATTTGGTCAAAGAGGCCAGTCAGATGGATTTCGGTTGGACAAATTCGGCAAGGAAGTACAAAGCCATGTATGAAGATTTGAAAAAAATGGAAGACGTAACTTGA